One genomic region from Candidatus Nitrosopumilus koreensis AR1 encodes:
- a CDS encoding inorganic diphosphatase gives MSKNFWHDIESGADIPEIINVIVEIPKGSMNKYEYDKKHNMIKLDRVLFSPFHYPGDYGLVPQTLSEDGDPLDALVLVTNPTYPGILIEARPIGLLQMKDAGDLDDKIICVSTNDPRYLHTTDISDIEDHYRSEIAHFFQVYKDLEGKKVEILGWQSAKEAKSIIVESIKRYKNTLKKF, from the coding sequence ATGAGTAAAAACTTTTGGCATGACATAGAATCAGGAGCAGATATTCCTGAAATTATTAATGTAATAGTTGAGATTCCCAAAGGTTCCATGAACAAATATGAATACGATAAAAAACACAACATGATCAAACTTGACAGAGTGTTATTTTCACCATTTCACTATCCAGGAGATTATGGGCTAGTTCCACAAACACTTTCTGAAGATGGCGACCCACTAGATGCACTAGTACTTGTCACAAACCCAACATATCCTGGAATTTTGATTGAAGCAAGACCAATTGGATTACTTCAAATGAAAGATGCAGGAGATCTGGATGACAAAATTATTTGTGTGTCTACGAATGATCCTAGATATTTACATACAACAGATATTTCAGATATAGAAGATCACTATCGTTCTGAGATTGCACATTTCTTTCAAGTCTACAAAGACTTGGAAGGGAAGAAAGTTGAGATCCTAGGATGGCAATCAGCAAAAGAGGCAAAAAGCATTATTGTTGAATCAATAAAAAGATACAAGAACACGTTGAAGAAATTCTAA
- a CDS encoding UBP-type zinc finger domain-containing protein: MTTECNHFVEEKKGITPNTVSCEECEKEHLPVVAIRMCLTCGHVGCCDSSIGKHATKHFEETGHPVMKAIPGDIWKWCYHHKEYY, encoded by the coding sequence ATGACAACAGAATGCAATCATTTTGTAGAAGAAAAGAAAGGAATTACACCCAATACAGTAAGTTGTGAAGAGTGTGAAAAAGAACATCTGCCAGTTGTCGCAATACGAATGTGTTTGACATGTGGTCATGTGGGATGTTGCGATTCATCTATTGGAAAACATGCAACAAAACATTTTGAAGAGACAGGACATCCAGTAATGAAAGCAATTCCAGGAGATATTTGGAAGTGGTGTTACCACCACAAGGAATACTATTGA
- a CDS encoding M3 family oligoendopeptidase — translation MHQYQLGTWDLSELAKNPKSPAFQKQIQELENQAKKFEKVKSKLDPKMTSKKFMEILNQVEEISEKMSKIGGYASLSYSSDTQSDEATSLMTRMSKLGSDISNKILFFDLWWKTQVDEKNAKRLIKDAGELSEYLAHKRLIAKYSLSEPEERIINTLDVTGISALVKLYDKITNAFEYQMKIGNKTKKMTREELTNYVRDVNGKIRETAYKTILGKYTENKGVVGEIYQNIVLNWKDEGIEIRGYKTPISMRNIGNDVDDKTIESLLLVCKKNAPVFQKFFVQKAKMLKMKKLRRYDIYAPAAANIKEKNYSYNKSVKLVFESLGKFSNTLEDFARKVFNENHIDSSVRQGKRDGAFCSTLTPKITPYVLVNFTGKSRDVFTLAHELGHAVHSQAAQDRSILVQDAPLPLAETASTFSELLLYDNISDKISDDEKKIMLSEKIDDLYATILRQSFFTIFEIDAHKQIGNGTTIDEISKTYLQNLKQQFGKSVDISDDFAIEWSCIPHFYHTPFYCYAYSFGNLLALSLFQRYKKEGQDFVPAYIDILAAGGSKKPEKLLLEHGLDIRSPKFWQEGFNYVNEQVKVLSSLN, via the coding sequence ATGCATCAGTACCAATTAGGAACATGGGATCTTTCAGAATTAGCCAAGAACCCAAAAAGTCCAGCATTTCAAAAACAGATTCAAGAATTGGAAAATCAGGCTAAAAAATTTGAGAAAGTTAAATCAAAACTAGATCCAAAAATGACATCCAAAAAATTCATGGAGATATTAAATCAGGTAGAAGAGATTTCAGAAAAAATGAGTAAAATTGGAGGTTATGCATCTCTTTCATATTCCTCAGACACCCAATCAGATGAGGCAACATCATTAATGACTAGAATGTCAAAACTAGGTTCAGATATTTCAAATAAAATTTTGTTTTTTGACTTGTGGTGGAAAACACAAGTTGATGAAAAAAATGCAAAAAGACTCATCAAAGATGCAGGAGAACTTTCAGAATATTTAGCACATAAAAGATTGATTGCAAAATATTCACTAAGTGAACCTGAAGAGAGAATCATAAACACATTAGATGTTACAGGAATTTCTGCACTTGTAAAACTATACGATAAGATAACTAATGCATTTGAGTATCAAATGAAAATTGGAAACAAGACAAAAAAGATGACAAGAGAAGAACTAACAAATTATGTTAGAGATGTAAATGGAAAAATTCGAGAAACAGCATACAAAACAATCCTTGGAAAATACACTGAGAACAAGGGAGTCGTAGGAGAAATTTACCAAAATATTGTACTTAATTGGAAAGATGAGGGTATTGAAATTCGAGGATACAAAACACCAATTTCAATGAGAAATATTGGGAATGATGTAGATGACAAAACCATTGAATCACTTCTCTTAGTATGTAAAAAAAATGCGCCTGTATTTCAGAAGTTTTTTGTACAAAAGGCAAAGATGTTGAAAATGAAAAAACTTAGAAGATATGATATTTACGCACCAGCTGCCGCAAACATTAAAGAAAAAAATTATTCATATAACAAATCCGTGAAATTAGTTTTTGAATCACTTGGCAAATTTAGCAATACATTAGAGGATTTTGCCAGAAAAGTTTTCAATGAAAATCACATTGATTCATCTGTAAGACAAGGTAAGAGGGACGGAGCATTTTGCAGTACATTGACTCCTAAAATCACCCCATATGTGTTGGTGAATTTTACAGGAAAATCAAGAGACGTGTTTACATTAGCACATGAATTAGGTCATGCAGTTCATAGTCAGGCTGCTCAAGACAGATCAATTCTAGTACAAGATGCACCATTGCCATTGGCTGAAACGGCATCCACATTTTCAGAATTACTACTCTATGACAATATTTCAGATAAAATTTCGGATGATGAAAAGAAGATAATGTTATCTGAAAAAATAGACGATTTGTATGCAACAATCCTGAGACAGTCATTTTTTACAATTTTTGAAATAGATGCCCACAAGCAAATTGGCAATGGAACAACCATAGATGAAATTTCAAAAACGTATCTGCAAAACTTGAAACAACAGTTTGGAAAATCAGTTGATATTTCAGATGATTTTGCAATAGAATGGAGTTGTATTCCACATTTCTATCACACGCCATTTTACTGCTATGCATATTCATTTGGAAATCTACTTGCATTGTCATTATTCCAAAGATACAAAAAAGAAGGACAAGATTTTGTTCCAGCGTATATTGATATTCTTGCTGCAGGTGGTTCAAAAAAACCGGAAAAACTTCTTTTAGAGCACGGGTTAGACATCAGATCACCCAAGTTTTGGCAAGAAGGTTTTAACTATGTCAATGAGCAAGTAAAAGTACTCTCATCATTAAATTAG
- a CDS encoding pyruvoyl-dependent arginine decarboxylase yields the protein MLDLVAKKLFLTKGKGIHEDRLTSFEYALRDAGIAGTNLVLISSIFPPKAKLISRKEGLKQIKPGQILFTIYSKNQTNEPHRMCAASVGLAQPKDTSRYGYLSEYESFGQNETQAGDYAEDIAAQMLASSLGIPFDVDKNWDEKRQQWKISGEIYNTRNITQSTRGDKDGKWTTVFAAAVLLL from the coding sequence ATGCTGGATTTAGTTGCCAAGAAACTATTTCTTACCAAAGGAAAAGGTATACATGAAGACAGGTTAACTAGTTTTGAATACGCATTAAGAGATGCAGGTATTGCAGGGACCAACCTTGTTTTGATTTCTAGTATTTTTCCTCCAAAGGCAAAACTAATTTCCAGAAAAGAAGGATTGAAACAAATCAAACCAGGGCAAATTTTGTTTACAATTTATTCCAAGAATCAAACAAATGAACCTCATAGAATGTGTGCTGCATCTGTGGGACTTGCACAGCCAAAAGATACTTCACGATATGGATATCTTTCTGAATACGAGTCTTTTGGACAAAATGAAACTCAGGCAGGTGATTACGCTGAGGATATTGCAGCCCAAATGTTGGCCTCTTCATTAGGAATTCCATTTGATGTTGATAAAAACTGGGACGAAAAAAGACAACAGTGGAAAATATCTGGTGAAATTTACAATACTCGTAACATTACTCAGTCAACACGTGGCGACAAAGATGGTAAATGGACTACTGTATTTGCAGCTGCTGTCCTTTTGCTGTGA
- a CDS encoding DsbA family protein yields the protein MSFEDEVKQKEFAQNKSKPNSLVIGLVIAVGVASFFAGMYVSNMNSNQISQEDLDNAIAKLELKILQNQIPTNQPSPPVKISADDDPIIGNPDAPITIIEFSDFQCPFCARFYTQTLPLLLDQYIEEGKVKLVFRDFPIQSIHPNALPASVAAECANEQGKFKEMHDILFDNQVQWSNQETVDALSMFSQYATQIQLEQETFDSCLTSGKYVEEIRNDLDDGRSYQVTGTPGFFIGNDEIGYVELKGAQPFESFKKVIDAQLAL from the coding sequence ATGAGTTTTGAAGACGAGGTTAAGCAAAAGGAATTTGCTCAAAATAAATCAAAACCAAACAGCCTTGTCATCGGATTAGTTATTGCAGTAGGAGTTGCATCGTTTTTTGCAGGAATGTACGTATCAAACATGAATTCAAATCAGATTTCACAAGAGGATCTGGATAATGCAATTGCCAAACTAGAACTCAAAATATTGCAAAACCAGATTCCTACAAATCAGCCATCACCTCCAGTAAAAATTTCAGCAGACGATGATCCAATTATTGGAAATCCAGATGCGCCAATTACAATAATAGAATTTTCAGACTTTCAATGTCCATTTTGTGCAAGATTCTATACACAAACACTACCATTACTTCTTGATCAATACATAGAAGAGGGCAAAGTAAAATTGGTTTTCAGAGACTTCCCAATACAGAGTATTCATCCAAATGCACTTCCAGCTTCAGTTGCAGCAGAGTGTGCAAATGAACAAGGAAAATTCAAAGAGATGCATGACATATTATTTGATAATCAAGTTCAATGGAGTAATCAAGAAACAGTTGATGCATTGTCCATGTTTAGTCAATATGCAACTCAAATACAACTAGAGCAAGAAACATTTGATTCGTGTCTTACGAGTGGAAAGTATGTTGAAGAAATAAGAAATGATCTTGATGATGGACGAAGTTATCAAGTTACAGGAACACCAGGATTTTTCATAGGAAATGATGAGATAGGCTATGTAGAATTAAAGGGCGCACAACCTTTTGAAAGTTTTAAAAAAGTCATTGACGCACAGTTAGCCCTTTAA
- a CDS encoding DEAD/DEAH box helicase codes for MTKFQELGLKEDILKGINDLGFEEAFPIQEAVIPVLLTGRDVVGQAHTGSGKTAAFSLSMLQKIQPKNGIQGLIMAPTRELAMQITDEIKKFGKYTGIRVATVYGGQGMGVQFDALERGVEIVVATPGRLIDHLKRGSIELRDISHIVLDEADTMLDMGFIDDIQFILDLAPEDRVMSLFSATMPTEILRLSEEYLKNPKQFLLDADDLSGEGIDQSYLVIKDRDKFKYLIDFIKPVKGQSIVFCSTKYRTRDVAKFLHQEKFDAVAIEGDMSQHRREQSMGKFRSGKADILVATDVASRGIDVPRVELVINYDVPNQEMAYFHRIGRTARAGAKGKAVTFVSYSSVGDWNLIKRQIKVPITDLNKEMGIEIAIPDPLKRQMPSRRYGGQSRSNYSRGGRSGGYGRSGGRRDSRDERGGRKRYNDRDNRNSYGGRSRW; via the coding sequence ATGACAAAATTTCAAGAATTAGGATTAAAAGAAGATATACTAAAAGGGATTAACGATCTTGGATTTGAGGAAGCATTTCCAATTCAAGAAGCAGTGATTCCAGTATTACTTACAGGAAGAGATGTTGTAGGACAAGCACATACAGGTTCTGGTAAGACTGCAGCTTTTTCATTATCAATGTTGCAAAAAATTCAACCAAAAAATGGCATTCAAGGGTTGATTATGGCACCCACAAGAGAACTTGCAATGCAAATTACAGATGAGATTAAAAAATTTGGAAAATATACAGGAATTAGAGTAGCTACAGTTTATGGCGGACAAGGAATGGGAGTCCAATTTGATGCCCTTGAAAGAGGAGTAGAGATTGTCGTAGCAACACCAGGAAGGTTAATTGATCATCTCAAAAGAGGTTCAATAGAACTCAGAGACATATCCCACATAGTTCTTGATGAGGCAGATACAATGTTAGATATGGGATTTATTGATGATATTCAATTTATTTTAGATCTTGCACCTGAAGACAGAGTTATGTCATTGTTTTCAGCAACAATGCCAACAGAGATTCTCAGATTATCTGAAGAATATTTGAAAAACCCAAAGCAATTTTTGTTGGATGCAGATGATCTTAGCGGAGAGGGTATTGACCAATCATATTTAGTTATCAAAGACAGAGACAAATTCAAGTATCTAATTGACTTTATCAAACCAGTAAAGGGGCAATCCATTGTATTTTGTTCAACCAAATACAGAACAAGAGATGTGGCCAAATTCTTACACCAAGAAAAATTTGATGCCGTAGCAATAGAAGGAGACATGTCCCAGCACAGAAGAGAGCAATCCATGGGAAAATTCCGTAGCGGTAAAGCAGACATTCTCGTAGCAACCGATGTTGCATCAAGAGGAATAGATGTTCCAAGAGTTGAATTAGTGATTAATTATGATGTTCCAAACCAAGAAATGGCATACTTTCACAGAATTGGAAGAACTGCAAGGGCAGGTGCAAAAGGAAAAGCAGTGACATTTGTTTCATATTCTTCTGTCGGAGATTGGAATCTAATCAAACGTCAAATCAAAGTTCCAATCACAGATTTGAACAAAGAAATGGGAATTGAAATTGCTATTCCAGATCCTCTAAAAAGACAAATGCCATCAAGAAGGTATGGGGGTCAATCAAGATCAAACTATTCCAGAGGAGGTCGTTCTGGAGGATATGGTAGATCAGGAGGTAGACGAGACTCTAGAGACGAGAGAGGCGGAAGAAAAAGATACAATGATAGAGACAACCGAAATAGTTACGGTGGTCGCAGTAGATGGTAA
- a CDS encoding Lrp/AsnC ligand binding domain-containing protein has product MHKGFILLNCDLGAEEYIADELNQMQDVKNAYLTFGAYDVIAEIETENQEEFEKAIAVIRKLSRVVSTMTLNVIRPE; this is encoded by the coding sequence ATGCATAAAGGATTCATTTTATTAAATTGTGATCTCGGGGCTGAAGAATACATTGCAGATGAATTAAATCAGATGCAAGATGTAAAAAACGCGTATCTTACTTTTGGCGCATATGACGTTATTGCAGAAATCGAAACAGAGAATCAAGAAGAGTTTGAAAAAGCAATTGCCGTGATCAGAAAATTATCCAGAGTTGTAAGTACAATGACATTGAATGTAATTCGTCCCGAATAA
- a CDS encoding cupredoxin domain-containing protein, with product MNKKITKSSKLSRTNVISITVLTGIIILVGIAILHSFSPVNSDSLVFAPPSNIFLKAVKSAQGSYHYMHTKGGKSLPTSAGNSPHISASKGNLVEIHLINEEKNQPGNPSKHNLNIDEFNVHTKDLGYFQSESITFLADKSGTFDYYCSIHPEMRGQITVS from the coding sequence TTGAATAAAAAAATAACAAAATCATCTAAATTATCTCGTACAAATGTAATTTCAATCACTGTACTTACTGGAATTATTATTTTGGTTGGAATTGCAATCCTTCACTCTTTCAGTCCAGTTAATTCTGATAGTCTTGTGTTTGCTCCACCATCTAACATATTTCTTAAGGCAGTAAAGTCTGCCCAAGGTAGCTATCACTACATGCATACTAAGGGCGGCAAATCACTCCCTACTTCTGCAGGTAATTCTCCTCATATCTCTGCCTCAAAAGGGAATCTTGTTGAAATTCATTTAATCAATGAAGAAAAGAATCAACCTGGAAATCCTTCTAAGCATAATCTAAACATTGATGAATTTAATGTACATACCAAAGATCTTGGTTATTTTCAAAGTGAATCAATTACTTTTTTGGCAGATAAATCTGGCACATTTGATTACTATTGTTCAATTCACCCAGAAATGAGGGGGCAAATCACTGTTTCTTGA